A stretch of the Tardiphaga sp. 709 genome encodes the following:
- a CDS encoding polysaccharide biosynthesis/export family protein translates to MLRTNRCAGILIVPVLSFFLAGVAPSIALAQDQRVSAASPSGTYLLGPTDRIRLKVYGEADITGEYEVDSNGFVSIPLAGHVKAAGLTTRQLEKGISSALAKGIVRDPRVNVEIALYRPFYILGEVKKSGEYPYRMGLTVMDAVATAGGFTYRANENKVYLRRSGSTVEEIYALDSPVLVFPGDNVRVPERYF, encoded by the coding sequence ATGTTGCGAACGAACCGATGCGCCGGCATTTTGATAGTACCGGTGCTTTCATTTTTCCTTGCTGGCGTCGCTCCGTCGATCGCGCTCGCACAGGACCAGCGGGTTTCTGCGGCTTCGCCGTCAGGCACCTATCTTCTTGGACCAACTGACAGGATTCGTCTGAAGGTCTATGGCGAAGCTGATATCACCGGTGAATATGAAGTCGACAGCAACGGATTTGTATCGATTCCCCTTGCGGGCCACGTGAAGGCCGCTGGACTGACCACACGGCAATTAGAGAAGGGCATCTCCTCCGCGTTGGCCAAGGGAATCGTGCGAGACCCACGCGTGAATGTGGAAATCGCGCTGTATCGACCCTTCTATATCCTCGGCGAAGTGAAGAAGAGTGGCGAGTATCCTTATCGCATGGGCCTGACCGTGATGGATGCCGTCGCGACCGCAGGCGGGTTCACCTACCGTGCCAATGAGAACAAAGTGTATTTGCGGCGGTCGGGCTCAACCGTCGAAGAGATCTATGCGCTCGATTCGCCAGTCTTGGTATTTCCCGGCGACAATGTGCGTGTCCCAGAACGATACTTCTGA
- a CDS encoding metallophosphoesterase family protein, with protein MPRSLSRSDSNKAALPPDTRIYAIGDIHGRADLLQETIARIDEDIRRRPITYAAEVYIGDYIDRGADSKGVIDLLAVRMVHNHAICLRGNHEAIMEDFLEDASVLEHWRQLGGLQTLASYGVSPSRTATARDVQKAFHAAFPPAHDAFLRCLRNNIRCGDFLFVHAGIRPNVPLSSQDPHDLMWIRDEFLDSKRDHGVYVVHGHTPVPHADIRDNRVNIDTGAWRSGILTCIAIEGTEILVL; from the coding sequence ATGCCGCGCTCCCTCTCCAGGTCAGATTCGAACAAGGCGGCACTGCCGCCCGATACGCGTATCTATGCCATCGGTGATATTCACGGACGCGCCGACCTGCTGCAGGAAACCATCGCGCGCATCGATGAGGACATCCGACGTCGCCCGATCACATATGCGGCGGAAGTCTATATCGGCGATTACATCGATCGTGGCGCAGATTCGAAAGGTGTGATCGATTTGCTGGCAGTCCGCATGGTGCACAACCATGCAATCTGCCTACGCGGCAATCACGAAGCCATCATGGAAGACTTCCTGGAGGATGCCAGCGTGCTTGAGCACTGGCGCCAACTGGGCGGACTTCAGACACTCGCGTCCTATGGCGTTTCTCCATCGCGCACGGCAACGGCCCGCGACGTGCAGAAAGCCTTTCACGCCGCATTCCCTCCGGCGCATGACGCTTTCCTGCGTTGCCTGCGGAACAATATCAGATGCGGCGACTTCTTGTTCGTTCACGCGGGCATTCGTCCCAATGTACCGCTCTCGTCTCAAGATCCGCATGATCTGATGTGGATCAGGGACGAGTTTCTGGATTCAAAGCGCGATCATGGCGTCTATGTGGTGCACGGACACACGCCGGTTCCCCATGCAGATATTAGAGATAACCGTGTGAATATTGACACAGGTGCGTGGCGCAGCGGCATCCTCACGTGCATTGCCATCGAAGGCACAGAAATTCTGGTTCTCTAA
- a CDS encoding exopolysaccharide biosynthesis polyprenyl glycosylphosphotransferase: MASTVSVGFDRNKVTPLWKERQFISVRPVEFAGHGSYRNSAYRSRRTNQVARCEPSESIAKRLFDIVAAGSALLFLAPLLITIAIIIKATSPGPVFFTQYRYGYRNRFFKIYKFRSMRTDAGDKRGIQQTVEGDARVTRIGKLLRKTSLDEIPQLINVLKGDMSLVGPRPHVPGMLAANVLYEDLVPYYFTRHSARPGITGLAQVSGCRGSTVEAPRAISRIDYDLEYIEKWSMRMDIMIIVQTVRREFLSGNAF, translated from the coding sequence ATGGCCTCTACAGTTTCAGTTGGTTTTGATCGCAACAAGGTGACACCGCTCTGGAAGGAGCGGCAGTTCATTTCTGTGCGGCCGGTCGAGTTTGCCGGCCACGGGTCCTATCGCAACAGCGCCTATCGCAGCCGCCGGACGAACCAGGTTGCCCGGTGCGAGCCGTCGGAGTCGATTGCCAAGCGATTGTTCGACATTGTGGCCGCGGGCTCGGCCTTGCTGTTTCTTGCGCCGCTGCTGATCACGATTGCAATCATCATCAAGGCGACCTCGCCGGGACCGGTGTTCTTTACCCAGTATCGCTACGGCTACCGCAACCGCTTCTTCAAGATCTACAAGTTCCGCTCGATGCGCACCGATGCCGGCGATAAGCGCGGCATTCAGCAGACGGTCGAAGGCGACGCCCGGGTGACGCGGATCGGCAAGCTGCTGCGCAAGACTAGCCTCGACGAAATTCCGCAGCTTATCAACGTGCTCAAGGGCGATATGTCTCTGGTTGGGCCGCGGCCCCATGTGCCGGGCATGCTGGCCGCCAACGTGCTCTATGAAGATCTCGTGCCGTATTACTTTACGCGTCATAGCGCACGGCCCGGCATCACCGGCCTGGCCCAGGTGAGCGGCTGCCGCGGCAGCACTGTCGAGGCGCCCCGGGCGATCTCGCGCATCGATTACGACCTCGAATATATCGAGAAATGGTCGATGCGTATGGACATCATGATCATCGTGCAGACTGTTCGGCGCGAATTCCTCTCCGGTAATGCCTTCTGA
- a CDS encoding FkbM family methyltransferase, whose amino-acid sequence MTATQRTKQLLKDAFPSMYLRWRFMKRPKSAERELAYLDKIVPQGAVTVDVGANCGLYTQQLARLSGQVHAFEPSHEMADLLRRTSASNVRIHEVALSDHEGDAELYTPQGEDGLVYGRASLEQQYEPSVKQLITTHVPLARLDGVVREDVSFVKVDVEGHELSVLHGAVGLIDRCQPVFLVEAEDRHRAEATRSVFDFFRDKSYRGFFLQDDEVISIDHFNAGEMQDADALLPNGGRKPGQAYVNNFFFFPQHLDGELILNS is encoded by the coding sequence ATGACGGCGACGCAACGGACCAAGCAACTCCTGAAAGACGCTTTCCCGTCGATGTATCTGCGCTGGCGCTTCATGAAGCGTCCCAAATCGGCGGAGCGTGAACTGGCCTATCTCGACAAGATCGTGCCGCAGGGTGCTGTCACGGTGGATGTCGGCGCCAATTGCGGTCTCTATACCCAGCAACTGGCGCGGCTGTCCGGTCAGGTCCATGCGTTCGAGCCGTCGCACGAGATGGCCGATCTGCTCCGGCGCACCTCCGCGTCCAATGTCCGCATTCATGAAGTGGCTCTCTCGGATCATGAAGGCGATGCCGAGCTCTATACGCCGCAAGGCGAGGATGGCCTTGTTTACGGGCGGGCATCGCTTGAACAGCAATATGAGCCGTCCGTGAAGCAACTGATCACCACGCATGTTCCATTGGCGCGTCTCGATGGCGTTGTGCGCGAGGACGTGTCCTTCGTGAAGGTGGACGTCGAGGGGCACGAGTTGAGCGTCTTGCATGGTGCCGTCGGCCTGATCGACCGGTGCCAGCCGGTCTTCCTTGTCGAGGCAGAGGATCGTCACCGTGCCGAGGCGACGCGCTCGGTGTTCGATTTCTTTCGCGACAAGTCCTATCGGGGCTTCTTCCTCCAGGACGACGAGGTGATCTCCATCGATCATTTCAACGCCGGGGAAATGCAGGACGCCGATGCGCTGTTGCCCAATGGTGGCCGTAAACCCGGGCAAGCTTACGTCAACAACTTCTTTTTCTTTCCGCAGCATCTCGACGGCGAGTTGATCCTCAACAGCTGA
- a CDS encoding UDP-glucose/GDP-mannose dehydrogenase family protein, translated as MRIAMIGAGYVGLVSGACFSDFGHHVTCVDTDQGKIDALNNGEIPIHEPGLDALVASNAKQGRLKFVTDVTSAVGAAEVVFIAVGTPSRRGDGHADLSYVYAAAREIAKAIKKFTVVVNKSTVPVGSGDEVERIIREENPEAEFAVVSNPEFLREGAAIRDFKHPDRIVIGSSDQRAKDVMAEVYRPLHLNSSPIMYTDRRTAELTKYAANSFLATKVAFINEIADLAEKVGANVQEVARGIGLDNRIGLKFLHAGPGYGGSCFPKDTLALIKTGQDYEAPLRIVETVVAVNDQRKRAMARKVAHAFGGNLRGKSIAILGVTFKPNTDDMRDAPSIPLITALQDMGAEVRVYDPVGMEQAKKVFENVTFCEGPYECARGCHAMVIVTEWEQFRALDLKEMAAIMACPVIIDLRNIYSPDEVTRNGFLYSGIGRPQAVAY; from the coding sequence ATGCGAATTGCCATGATTGGCGCTGGCTATGTGGGGCTCGTGTCGGGGGCGTGCTTTTCGGACTTCGGCCATCACGTCACCTGTGTCGATACGGATCAGGGAAAGATTGATGCGCTGAACAACGGTGAGATTCCGATCCATGAGCCTGGTCTCGATGCACTGGTCGCGAGCAATGCCAAGCAGGGACGGCTGAAATTCGTTACCGATGTCACATCTGCTGTCGGTGCGGCCGAGGTGGTGTTCATCGCCGTCGGCACGCCGTCGCGGCGCGGTGACGGTCATGCGGACCTGTCCTATGTCTATGCAGCGGCGCGCGAGATTGCGAAGGCCATCAAGAAGTTCACCGTGGTGGTCAACAAGTCGACGGTGCCGGTCGGTTCCGGCGACGAGGTCGAGCGCATCATTCGCGAGGAGAACCCGGAGGCCGAATTCGCCGTGGTCTCGAATCCGGAGTTCCTGCGCGAAGGCGCGGCAATCAGAGACTTCAAACATCCCGACCGTATCGTCATCGGTTCCAGCGACCAGCGCGCCAAGGATGTCATGGCGGAAGTCTACCGGCCGCTGCATCTCAATTCGTCGCCGATCATGTATACGGATCGCCGCACGGCCGAACTGACCAAATACGCCGCCAATTCATTCCTGGCCACGAAAGTCGCCTTCATCAACGAGATCGCCGATCTCGCCGAGAAGGTTGGTGCCAATGTGCAGGAAGTCGCGCGGGGCATCGGCCTCGACAACCGAATCGGCCTGAAATTCCTGCACGCCGGACCGGGCTATGGCGGCTCGTGTTTTCCGAAGGACACGCTGGCACTGATCAAGACGGGCCAGGATTACGAAGCGCCGCTGCGCATCGTCGAGACCGTGGTTGCCGTCAACGACCAGCGCAAACGCGCGATGGCGCGCAAGGTCGCGCATGCCTTCGGCGGCAATCTGCGCGGCAAGTCCATCGCCATTCTCGGCGTGACCTTCAAGCCGAACACGGACGACATGCGCGATGCGCCGTCGATCCCGTTGATCACTGCGCTGCAGGATATGGGGGCTGAGGTGCGGGTCTATGATCCCGTGGGCATGGAGCAGGCGAAGAAGGTGTTTGAAAACGTCACCTTTTGCGAAGGCCCATATGAATGTGCCCGCGGGTGTCACGCCATGGTCATCGTCACCGAGTGGGAGCAGTTCCGCGCGCTCGATCTCAAGGAGATGGCGGCGATCATGGCCTGTCCGGTGATCATCGATCTCCGCAACATCTATTCGCCGGATGAAGTGACGCGGAACGGATTTCTTTACAGCGGCATCGGGCGGCCGCAAGCAGTGGCTTACTAG
- a CDS encoding DUF6719 family protein, which yields MRTILLGLFLTAVAQPCFAQKFLSFEPLMMDPYATVFVDNGSCSAGKVLKVQGAPNNQRRKKSCVPISDVRPGAVRGK from the coding sequence GTGCGTACTATTCTACTTGGACTGTTCCTGACGGCCGTCGCCCAGCCGTGTTTCGCGCAAAAATTTCTCTCCTTCGAACCTCTGATGATGGATCCGTATGCGACCGTGTTCGTCGACAACGGTTCGTGTTCGGCGGGCAAGGTGCTGAAGGTACAAGGTGCGCCGAACAACCAGCGTCGCAAGAAGAGCTGTGTGCCAATCAGCGATGTGCGGCCTGGTGCCGTCAGGGGCAAATAG
- a CDS encoding phosphotransferase, translating into MTDAEAVDLARERFGIEGRPTRFATEKDDTFRIAPVSGPRFILKVANPIEDIPEIDLQVQVLDHVAARAPDLPVPRVIPNDKGERHFNYLDRAGQNRQVRMMSYLEGQPLSEVPSTASGRAEIGKLLARLRLALADFSHPSDSRVVAWDVKNLLTLRDLLAEITEVGQRRKVEAALERFAAIETRLKKCRTQVLHNDFTRSNVVVDASLPGFVSGIIDFGDTVRTAIAIDASTAMLNQLPVAMDGDVFADGRDLLKGYLSVADLTAEELSLIPHLIFSRLATRLLLSNAMANRVPSVAAYVLRNNEQTWVQMDWFIARSMDELSDQLMDFAR; encoded by the coding sequence ATGACGGATGCTGAGGCCGTCGATCTCGCCCGCGAGCGGTTTGGCATCGAAGGCCGGCCGACACGCTTTGCCACCGAGAAGGACGATACGTTCAGGATCGCGCCTGTGAGTGGGCCGCGCTTTATCCTGAAGGTTGCGAACCCCATCGAGGATATTCCCGAGATTGATCTGCAGGTGCAGGTTCTCGATCACGTCGCGGCACGCGCGCCCGATCTGCCGGTGCCGCGTGTCATTCCCAACGACAAGGGCGAGCGGCATTTCAATTATCTGGATCGCGCCGGTCAGAACCGGCAGGTGCGGATGATGTCCTATCTCGAAGGCCAGCCTTTGAGTGAGGTGCCGTCCACTGCGTCGGGCAGGGCCGAGATCGGCAAATTGCTGGCGCGGCTCCGCCTCGCACTGGCGGATTTCAGCCATCCGTCGGATTCCCGGGTTGTCGCATGGGACGTGAAGAACCTGCTGACGCTGCGCGATCTGCTCGCGGAAATCACTGAGGTGGGCCAGCGTCGCAAGGTCGAGGCTGCGCTGGAGCGTTTCGCCGCCATCGAAACCCGACTTAAAAAATGCCGCACGCAGGTGCTGCATAACGATTTCACCCGCTCCAATGTCGTCGTCGATGCGTCGCTGCCGGGTTTCGTCAGTGGCATCATCGATTTCGGCGATACGGTCCGCACCGCCATCGCCATCGATGCGTCGACGGCGATGCTCAATCAGTTGCCTGTCGCAATGGACGGCGATGTCTTTGCGGACGGCCGCGATCTCCTCAAAGGCTATCTCTCCGTCGCCGATCTGACCGCGGAAGAACTCAGCCTCATTCCGCATCTGATCTTCTCCCGACTGGCGACGCGCTTGCTGCTGTCAAACGCAATGGCCAACCGGGTGCCATCCGTCGCCGCCTATGTCCTGCGCAACAATGAGCAGACCTGGGTGCAGATGGACTGGTTCATCGCCCGCTCGATGGACGAGCTCTCCGATCAGTTGATGGATTTCGCCAGATAA
- a CDS encoding aspartate aminotransferase family protein, with translation MTAVTSAQRGKMVNGFDPATATGLTEESRKLVTRRTELLGPAYRLFYSNPVEVARAKGVLLYDSEGNEYLDAYNNVVSVGHCHPRVVDAITQQAQTICTHTRYIQKGILDYAEDLLGTFEGPKRHAMFTCTGSEANDLAVRMAKHHTGNQGIIITEEAYHGNSELTAGFSPSLGPYSPLGTFVRRVPAPDSYRIAPEKIGAWMAEKVSEQIVDLQRRGAGVAAFIADSMFSSDGIFSHPTDVLKPVLDVVHKAGGVFIADEVQSGFGRSGEKLWGYQRHGITPDIITMGKPMGNGYPVAAAVMLPEIVEKFGRDNRYFNTFGGNTVAMAAAQAVLNVIRDEKLVENSLRVGKILRDGFHALAKKYEQIGDVRGSGLYVGVELVKDRSTKEPDAAAASAVVNGLRARRVLISATGPHANVLKVRPPLVFTEANADRLLTEAEAVMASL, from the coding sequence ATGACCGCAGTCACCAGTGCCCAGCGCGGCAAGATGGTCAACGGCTTCGACCCCGCCACGGCAACCGGCCTCACCGAGGAGAGCCGCAAGCTCGTCACGCGCCGCACTGAGTTACTTGGCCCGGCCTACCGGCTGTTCTACAGCAACCCCGTCGAGGTCGCGCGCGCCAAGGGCGTGCTGCTGTATGACTCAGAAGGCAACGAATATCTCGACGCCTATAACAATGTGGTGTCGGTCGGCCATTGCCATCCGCGCGTGGTCGATGCGATCACCCAGCAGGCACAGACCATCTGCACCCATACGCGCTACATCCAGAAGGGCATTCTCGATTACGCCGAAGACCTGCTCGGCACGTTCGAGGGGCCGAAGCGCCATGCGATGTTCACCTGTACCGGCTCGGAAGCCAATGATCTCGCCGTCCGCATGGCCAAGCATCATACCGGCAATCAGGGCATCATCATCACCGAGGAGGCCTATCACGGCAATTCGGAGCTGACGGCCGGCTTCTCGCCGTCGCTCGGGCCGTATTCGCCGCTCGGCACCTTCGTGCGCCGCGTCCCCGCGCCGGACTCCTATCGCATCGCGCCGGAGAAGATCGGTGCCTGGATGGCCGAGAAGGTGTCCGAGCAGATCGTCGACCTGCAGCGCCGCGGTGCCGGTGTTGCCGCCTTCATCGCGGATTCGATGTTCTCGTCCGATGGCATCTTCTCGCATCCGACCGACGTGCTGAAGCCGGTGCTTGATGTCGTGCACAAGGCCGGCGGCGTCTTCATCGCCGATGAAGTTCAGTCGGGCTTCGGCCGCAGCGGTGAAAAGCTCTGGGGCTATCAGCGCCACGGCATCACGCCGGATATCATCACCATGGGCAAGCCGATGGGCAACGGCTATCCCGTTGCTGCTGCTGTGATGCTGCCGGAGATCGTCGAGAAATTCGGCCGCGACAATCGCTACTTCAACACGTTCGGTGGCAACACCGTCGCGATGGCGGCCGCACAGGCCGTGCTGAATGTCATTCGCGACGAGAAGCTCGTCGAGAATTCGCTCCGCGTCGGCAAGATCCTGCGCGACGGCTTCCATGCGCTGGCGAAGAAATATGAGCAGATCGGCGATGTCCGCGGCTCCGGCCTCTATGTGGGCGTTGAACTCGTGAAGGATCGCAGCACCAAGGAGCCGGATGCCGCCGCCGCATCGGCCGTGGTCAATGGTTTGCGCGCGCGCCGCGTGCTGATCTCGGCCACCGGCCCTCATGCCAATGTGCTGAAGGTCCGCCCGCCGCTGGTGTTCACCGAAGCGAACGCCGATCGCCTGCTGACCGAGGCCGAAGCCGTGATGGCGTCGCTCTGA
- a CDS encoding M20 family metallopeptidase codes for MTRIDAIARVNAQLTSGDFLATLDRMVGYKTESQSDKRADELRAYLEQELTPTFTALGFTTDIIPSPSGRGPHLLATYYESDDLPTVLMYGHGDVVPGMEGEWRDGLDPWRCTTVGERVYGRGTADNKGQHAINIAALRAVHEARGGKLGFNAKFIIEMGEEIGSPDLPKVCESNRDALKADLFLASDGPRLSAERPTIFLGCRGGRRIHLDIELRDGAHHSGNWGGLLANPATILASAIATLVDKNGRILLDALKPPRISNQVRAALADVIVAPSADEPALSENWGEDGLSPAERLYAWNTLEVLAINAGNINNPANAIPGKAGAVLQLRFVVGTDIENVVPAIQKHLAENGFADIKVSQSQYFSASRTDIDNPWVGWAVESVRKTTGSAPALLPNFGGSLPNDVFTDILGLPTVWVPHSYPGCSQHAPDEHILLPVTEQALNIMAGLFWDLGEKGKA; via the coding sequence ATGACACGGATTGATGCCATCGCGCGGGTCAACGCGCAGCTCACATCAGGTGATTTCCTCGCCACGCTCGATCGCATGGTGGGCTACAAGACCGAGAGCCAGAGCGATAAGCGCGCCGATGAGCTGCGCGCGTATCTCGAGCAGGAACTGACGCCGACTTTCACGGCGCTCGGCTTTACGACTGACATCATCCCGTCGCCATCCGGGCGCGGACCCCATCTGCTCGCGACCTATTACGAGAGCGACGATCTGCCGACCGTGCTGATGTATGGCCATGGCGATGTGGTCCCCGGTATGGAAGGCGAGTGGCGCGACGGGCTCGACCCGTGGCGCTGCACGACGGTTGGCGAGCGCGTCTATGGCCGCGGCACCGCTGACAATAAAGGCCAGCATGCGATCAACATCGCGGCACTTCGCGCCGTGCATGAAGCGCGCGGCGGCAAACTCGGCTTCAATGCCAAGTTCATCATCGAGATGGGTGAGGAGATCGGCTCACCCGATCTGCCGAAAGTCTGCGAGAGCAATCGCGACGCGCTGAAGGCCGATCTGTTTCTCGCCTCCGACGGCCCACGTTTGTCAGCGGAGCGTCCGACGATCTTTCTCGGCTGCCGTGGCGGCCGCCGCATTCATCTCGATATCGAACTGCGTGACGGCGCGCATCATTCCGGCAACTGGGGCGGGCTACTCGCGAATCCAGCAACGATCCTCGCGTCGGCGATCGCGACGTTGGTCGACAAGAACGGTCGTATTCTGCTCGATGCATTGAAGCCGCCGCGCATTTCCAATCAGGTCCGTGCGGCTCTGGCTGACGTGATCGTCGCGCCGTCGGCCGATGAACCGGCTCTGTCGGAGAATTGGGGCGAAGACGGCTTGTCGCCGGCGGAAAGGCTCTATGCCTGGAATACGCTGGAAGTGCTGGCGATCAATGCCGGCAATATCAACAATCCCGCCAATGCCATTCCCGGCAAGGCCGGCGCGGTGCTGCAGCTGCGCTTCGTCGTTGGCACGGATATCGAGAATGTCGTGCCGGCGATTCAGAAGCATCTCGCTGAAAACGGCTTCGCTGATATCAAGGTGAGCCAGTCGCAATATTTTTCGGCGTCACGTACCGATATCGACAATCCCTGGGTCGGCTGGGCCGTCGAGTCCGTCCGTAAGACCACGGGTAGCGCGCCGGCGTTGCTGCCGAATTTCGGCGGCTCGCTGCCGAATGACGTATTCACGGATATTCTCGGCCTGCCCACCGTGTGGGTGCCGCATTCCTATCCCGGCTGCTCGCAGCACGCGCCGGATGAACACATTCTCCTGCCGGTGACGGAACAGGCGCTGAACATCATGGCCGGGTTGTTCTGGGATTTGGGTGAGAAGGGGAAGGCGTAG
- a CDS encoding VOC family protein, producing the protein MTLKNIVGIDHAVVVVKDLDAAAANWKSLGFTVSPRGTHSAKMGSGNYTMMLGPDYVELLGVLNETEHNAPTRAFLAKRGDGIERIAFTTTDATVGAEEIRARGYTPIGPTDFERPVTMPDGSLSAAKFATYQWPYEEAPGGLRIFACQHKTRETVWIPELQVHANTAKRLKKVFIVTPEPETDAQHMAKLIDGAVKTEADGAVTVPSGGDRADFVFVTKDVLAKHFPGTSLAGIPDRGGISLVFGVADIAAAEKAVGSAGSRSDVGVVVPPSKGNGVLLAFVKD; encoded by the coding sequence GTGACGCTGAAAAACATCGTTGGAATCGACCACGCCGTGGTCGTCGTGAAAGACCTCGACGCCGCCGCCGCGAACTGGAAGAGCCTCGGCTTTACGGTGTCGCCGCGCGGCACCCACAGCGCCAAGATGGGCTCCGGCAATTACACCATGATGCTCGGCCCGGACTATGTGGAGCTGCTCGGCGTTCTGAACGAGACCGAGCACAATGCGCCGACGCGGGCGTTTCTCGCCAAGCGCGGCGACGGCATCGAGCGCATCGCCTTCACCACCACCGACGCGACCGTCGGCGCCGAGGAAATCCGCGCACGCGGCTACACACCGATCGGCCCGACCGATTTCGAACGTCCGGTGACGATGCCGGACGGAAGCCTGAGCGCAGCAAAATTCGCCACCTATCAGTGGCCCTATGAGGAAGCCCCCGGCGGCCTCCGCATCTTCGCCTGCCAGCACAAGACCCGCGAAACCGTCTGGATTCCCGAGCTGCAGGTGCATGCCAATACGGCGAAGCGCCTGAAGAAGGTGTTCATCGTCACGCCCGAGCCGGAGACAGACGCACAGCATATGGCGAAGCTGATCGACGGCGCGGTCAAGACCGAAGCCGATGGCGCTGTGACAGTGCCGTCGGGCGGCGACCGCGCGGACTTTGTATTCGTCACCAAGGACGTGCTCGCGAAACACTTCCCCGGCACGTCGCTGGCCGGCATTCCGGACCGCGGCGGCATTTCGCTGGTGTTCGGCGTGGCGGATATTGCAGCGGCGGAGAAGGCTGTGGGTTCAGCCGGCAGCCGCAGCGATGTCGGCGTCGTCGTGCCGCCGAGCAAGGGCAATGGCGTGCTGCTGGCGTTTGTGAAGGATTGA
- a CDS encoding FAD-binding oxidoreductase: MDTANVPWPKSLWAGVTPPGPDLPELKSSVEADVVVIGGGFTGLSTALHLREAGIDVAVVEAMEPGWGASGRNNGQVIPTLSRPDPEDIIKRYGAAGERLVGLIRDSASILFDLTRRYQIQAEAEQNGWIQPVHSPGRIKIAERRVRQWSKHGAPVELLSREQMRTLLGSDAWFGGFWNKTGGHINPLALARGLARVVLEQGGRIYARSPVETYERKGDRWIVKTKNGEVRARSLIVATNAYTGEFSKQLSPDIASEVMPVLSWQMATQPLSDEARKTIIPGRQSMSDTHGELYFARYDARNRLVTGGNVVGLGDKTERLKVMVAERLKRLWPQIGDVQFDYVWNGYVGMTTDFLPRMHRLGPNAYGWTGCNGRGVALSVALGDEFSKVVRGVPESELALPFSEPVPIAAHGLMRLLAPFMLLVYRRRDAKEMA; encoded by the coding sequence ATGGATACCGCAAACGTGCCTTGGCCGAAGTCGCTCTGGGCCGGCGTCACGCCTCCGGGGCCGGACTTGCCCGAGCTGAAGAGCTCTGTCGAAGCCGATGTGGTCGTCATCGGTGGCGGTTTCACGGGGCTCTCGACGGCGCTGCATCTGCGCGAAGCCGGTATCGATGTTGCGGTTGTCGAGGCCATGGAGCCGGGCTGGGGCGCTTCGGGGCGCAATAACGGCCAGGTGATTCCGACGCTGTCGCGGCCAGATCCCGAAGACATCATCAAGCGCTATGGCGCGGCCGGCGAACGTCTCGTCGGTCTGATCCGCGACAGCGCCTCGATCCTGTTCGATCTCACGCGCCGTTATCAGATCCAGGCCGAGGCCGAACAGAACGGTTGGATCCAGCCGGTGCATTCGCCGGGGCGTATCAAGATCGCCGAGCGCCGCGTGCGGCAGTGGTCCAAACACGGCGCACCGGTGGAGTTGCTGTCACGCGAGCAGATGCGCACGCTGCTCGGCTCAGACGCATGGTTCGGCGGCTTCTGGAACAAGACCGGCGGCCATATCAATCCGCTGGCGCTGGCACGCGGCCTTGCGCGCGTGGTGCTGGAGCAGGGCGGCCGCATCTATGCGCGCTCGCCGGTGGAGACTTATGAGCGCAAGGGCGATCGCTGGATCGTCAAGACGAAGAACGGCGAGGTCCGCGCGCGCAGCCTGATCGTCGCCACCAATGCCTATACCGGCGAGTTCTCCAAACAGCTTTCGCCAGACATCGCCAGCGAGGTGATGCCGGTGCTGTCATGGCAGATGGCGACACAGCCGCTGTCCGACGAGGCACGCAAGACCATCATCCCCGGTCGGCAGTCGATGTCCGATACCCATGGCGAACTGTATTTCGCGCGCTACGACGCGCGCAATCGTCTGGTCACCGGCGGCAATGTGGTCGGGCTCGGCGACAAGACGGAGCGGCTGAAAGTCATGGTGGCCGAACGGTTGAAACGGCTATGGCCACAGATCGGCGATGTCCAGTTCGATTATGTCTGGAACGGTTATGTCGGCATGACCACGGACTTCCTGCCGCGCATGCACAGACTCGGGCCCAATGCCTATGGCTGGACCGGCTGCAATGGCCGCGGTGTCGCGCTGTCGGTGGCGCTCGGCGATGAATTCTCGAAGGTGGTGCGCGGTGTGCCGGAAAGCGAATTGGCGCTGCCATTCTCCGAGCCGGTGCCGATCGCAGCGCACGGCCTGATGCGGTTGCTCGCGCCCTTCATGCTGCTGGTCTATCGCCGCAGGGACGCGAAGGAGATGGCGTAG